From a single Mustelus asterias chromosome 31, sMusAst1.hap1.1, whole genome shotgun sequence genomic region:
- the LOC144481667 gene encoding uncharacterized protein LOC144481667 isoform X1, which translates to MSDAEELSPASQASCHLADTSCCSSLRVKASCGHIAEPMSLKAWAKARLDTGVHSFPCQSCKKEWVWQEVCKLALFTTAERKSYEKKLMEQIKDDTASYRKCPGCNLLVQRVDPENLCVECLSCSNAKGKLYWFCWDCMREWKSPASLSTDCGNKSCTTTAMLLSCPLIDAPHLEVYQCPVVRACPNCETLVSHCQEGCPQVECPNCFYEFCYRCLGIEGCNYAEFVELSDDEDTDYEDLDDSSECIRAGRQKITGRKNYRINPTHKLSQDETESEEEGNNDQRFI; encoded by the exons ATGAGCGATGCTGAGGAACTATCTCCTGCTTCCCAAGCCAGCTGTCACCTTGCAG ATACCAGCTGTTGCAGCAGTCTCCGAGTGAAAGCCTCTTGTGGACACATTGCAGAGCCCATGAGTTTAAAAGCCTGGGCCAAGGCTCGATTAGACACA GGAGTCCATTCTTTCCCATGTCAGAGCTGCAAGAAGGAGTGGGTCTGGCAGGAAGTGTGCAAACTGGCACTCTTCACCACAGCAGAGAGGAAGTCTTACGAGAAAAAACTGATGGAACAAATCAAGGATGACACGGCATCGTACAGAAAG TGTCCTGGCTGCAATTTACTCGTACAGAGAGTAGATCCAGAGAACCTGTGTGTGGAGTGTTTGTCCTGTTCCAATGCGAAAGGGAAACTCTATTGGTTCTGCTGGGACTGCATGAGAGAGTGGAAAAGCCCagcctcgctcagtactgactgcGGCAATAAATCCTGCACCACCACGGCAATGCTGCTGTCCTGCCCGCTTATTGACGCCCCCCATCTGGAAGTATACCAGTGCCCTGTCGTCCGAGCATGTCCCAACTGTGAGACCCTGGTCTCTCACTGTCAAGAAGGCTGCCCGCAAGTAGAATGTCCCAACTGTTTTTATGAGTTCTGTTACCGTTGTCTGGGGATCGAAGGGTGTAACTACGCAGAATTTGTGGAACTGAGTGATGACGAGGACACAGATTATGAAGATTTAGATGATTCCTCTGAGTGTATTAGAGCTGGAAGGCAGAAAATTACTGGCAGAAAGAACTATAGAATCAATCCAACCCACAAACTGTCCCAGGATGAGACCGAGAGCGAGGAAGAAGGCAACAATGACCAGAGGTTTATCTAA
- the LOC144481667 gene encoding E3 ubiquitin-protein ligase ARIH2-like isoform X2 — translation MLRNYLLLPKPAVTLQGVHSFPCQSCKKEWVWQEVCKLALFTTAERKSYEKKLMEQIKDDTASYRKCPGCNLLVQRVDPENLCVECLSCSNAKGKLYWFCWDCMREWKSPASLSTDCGNKSCTTTAMLLSCPLIDAPHLEVYQCPVVRACPNCETLVSHCQEGCPQVECPNCFYEFCYRCLGIEGCNYAEFVELSDDEDTDYEDLDDSSECIRAGRQKITGRKNYRINPTHKLSQDETESEEEGNNDQRFI, via the exons ATGCTGAGGAACTATCTCCTGCTTCCCAAGCCAGCTGTCACCTTGCAG GGAGTCCATTCTTTCCCATGTCAGAGCTGCAAGAAGGAGTGGGTCTGGCAGGAAGTGTGCAAACTGGCACTCTTCACCACAGCAGAGAGGAAGTCTTACGAGAAAAAACTGATGGAACAAATCAAGGATGACACGGCATCGTACAGAAAG TGTCCTGGCTGCAATTTACTCGTACAGAGAGTAGATCCAGAGAACCTGTGTGTGGAGTGTTTGTCCTGTTCCAATGCGAAAGGGAAACTCTATTGGTTCTGCTGGGACTGCATGAGAGAGTGGAAAAGCCCagcctcgctcagtactgactgcGGCAATAAATCCTGCACCACCACGGCAATGCTGCTGTCCTGCCCGCTTATTGACGCCCCCCATCTGGAAGTATACCAGTGCCCTGTCGTCCGAGCATGTCCCAACTGTGAGACCCTGGTCTCTCACTGTCAAGAAGGCTGCCCGCAAGTAGAATGTCCCAACTGTTTTTATGAGTTCTGTTACCGTTGTCTGGGGATCGAAGGGTGTAACTACGCAGAATTTGTGGAACTGAGTGATGACGAGGACACAGATTATGAAGATTTAGATGATTCCTCTGAGTGTATTAGAGCTGGAAGGCAGAAAATTACTGGCAGAAAGAACTATAGAATCAATCCAACCCACAAACTGTCCCAGGATGAGACCGAGAGCGAGGAAGAAGGCAACAATGACCAGAGGTTTATCTAA